A part of Methanohalobium evestigatum Z-7303 genomic DNA contains:
- the aroC gene encoding chorismate synthase: MTGNTFGQFFKITTWGESHGRAVGVVVDGVPAGLEINKELVENELKRRRPGQSSVSTPRKETDEVEILSGVFDNKSTGTPISMLVWNKNANSSSYEHLKNLPRPGHADYFYLKKYGIRDYRGGGRSSARETVGRVAAGAIAKALMETYGIKIVAHVLELGGIKAKKLEFDKILNNLEKTPLRCADLDAAEKMREKAEHARDMGDSIGGIVEIVVKGIPAGIGEPVFDKLDADLSKAIMSIGAVKGVEFGSGFESSKMYGSEMNDSFVIENGEVSTETNNAGGIIGGLSTGMPIICRASVKPTPSISKIQKTVDLSTMTETEISVKGRHDPTIPPRMVPVAESMVALVIAEHMIRSGYIDPDSLM, from the coding sequence ATGACAGGTAATACATTTGGGCAATTTTTCAAAATAACAACATGGGGTGAATCTCATGGTCGTGCAGTAGGAGTAGTCGTTGATGGAGTTCCGGCGGGGCTGGAAATCAATAAGGAACTTGTGGAAAATGAACTAAAAAGAAGGCGTCCGGGACAGAGCAGTGTATCTACCCCTCGAAAAGAAACCGATGAGGTGGAGATATTATCGGGTGTATTTGACAACAAAAGTACTGGTACACCTATATCAATGCTTGTATGGAACAAAAATGCCAATTCCAGTTCCTATGAACACCTCAAAAACCTCCCGCGACCCGGTCATGCAGATTATTTCTACCTGAAAAAATACGGAATCCGGGATTATAGAGGAGGAGGGCGTTCTTCTGCAAGGGAAACAGTAGGACGTGTTGCAGCAGGAGCAATTGCAAAAGCCCTGATGGAGACTTATGGAATCAAAATTGTGGCACATGTACTAGAACTTGGAGGTATTAAAGCAAAAAAACTGGAGTTTGATAAGATACTGAACAATTTAGAAAAGACACCTTTAAGATGTGCAGACCTTGACGCTGCTGAAAAGATGCGTGAAAAGGCGGAACATGCACGCGATATGGGTGACAGCATCGGTGGTATTGTTGAGATAGTAGTAAAAGGAATCCCAGCAGGAATCGGTGAGCCTGTATTTGACAAACTTGATGCCGACCTTTCAAAAGCTATTATGAGTATCGGAGCGGTCAAAGGAGTTGAATTTGGTTCAGGTTTTGAAAGTTCAAAGATGTATGGAAGTGAAATGAATGATTCATTTGTTATTGAAAATGGGGAAGTAAGTACAGAAACCAACAATGCTGGAGGAATAATTGGAGGTTTATCTACTGGTATGCCGATAATCTGCCGTGCATCTGTGAAACCGACACCTTCCATTTCAAAAATACAGAAAACGGTTGATTTATCCACGATGACAGAAACTGAAATATCTGTTAAAGGTCGTCACGACCCTACGATACCACCAAGAATGGTTCCTGTTGCCGAATCTATGGTAGCACTGGTTATAGCAGAGCACATGATTAGGAGTGGATATATAGACCCTGATTCATTAATGTGA
- a CDS encoding TatD family nuclease-associated radical SAM protein — translation MSANSYSNTSKPGTICYTAHGNLYLNITNRCTARCVFCVRDLSDGVYGYNLRLLYEPSVEEIKQALEKNNFLKYREIVFTGFGEPTVRLDDMLSLIRWLKGHGAYVRLDTNGHAQLLYPNRDVVKELKDAGLDAISVSLNAESEDIYNRLCQPRYKNAYQSMLDFTKKAVNLGMRTRMTVVGFTEIDIEKCKRIADNMGADFHVR, via the coding sequence ATGTCAGCCAATTCTTACAGTAATACCTCTAAACCGGGGACAATCTGTTATACAGCACACGGAAACCTGTATTTGAATATCACAAACCGATGTACTGCAAGGTGTGTGTTCTGTGTACGAGACCTTTCGGATGGAGTTTACGGATACAACCTGCGTCTTTTATATGAGCCATCAGTTGAGGAAATTAAGCAGGCACTTGAAAAAAATAACTTCTTAAAATATCGAGAAATAGTTTTCACAGGTTTTGGAGAACCTACTGTCCGTCTGGATGATATGCTATCTCTAATCCGGTGGCTTAAAGGTCATGGTGCCTATGTAAGATTGGATACAAATGGACATGCACAATTGCTATATCCTAACAGGGATGTGGTTAAAGAATTGAAAGATGCAGGTCTTGATGCGATTTCAGTAAGCCTTAATGCCGAATCCGAGGATATATACAATAGACTTTGCCAGCCCAGATATAAAAATGCTTATCAGTCAATGCTTGATTTTACAAAAAAAGCCGTAAATTTGGGTATGCGTACCAGAATGACAGTAGTGGGTTTTACAGAAATCGATATTGAAAAATGTAAGCGTATTGCCGATAATATGGGTGCGGACTTCCATGTACGTTGA
- a CDS encoding COG1470 family protein, with the protein MAKKTIFILLILIFGFCSSVTAYNLGDVEWVNEKTNTIHWGDSTNYNDYVITVKDFDYKESGKKYVSIEITKNGERKKLGALTVGESLSYRDKSGGDDVRVYIKEIKTNVDDWTGNMEDPTAKIQIQKRGLPDLKIHINTEKDTYDPKKSSNPSKIVADLKVENKGDAEINDVNLNIDTGGLELVEGELNHEIESIKKGKTSQTFTVKLDVPLLWDKKSFDISADASGYDINNDNFDDTESKSITIKKKWNLIVTKTVTEEIYMTDTAYVLVNVRNGGLCELNNINVNNPVTDKLELENNITSNKTISLEPDETTKKLYSYSLQPLEPGKYRLPDASASFKAPNSKKYDTTSDKPQIKINGPYLVFNKKVNSTSIVPGGHAKITIEIKNTGNKNTHVNVSDTDLPSNVEFVEGSKHFKDVVKSGNSKSFSYTVKFNNEGNVKLPAATLTFIDMEGYSGKKTSNRPEIWVNTSANTEKQTDNPDNSDGSTSGTTNQNKDGSKPVKQPGFTGLLAIAVFTCVYYIYRKQSK; encoded by the coding sequence ATGGCAAAAAAAACGATATTTATACTTCTAATTCTTATATTTGGTTTCTGTTCATCAGTCACCGCATACAACCTTGGTGATGTTGAATGGGTGAATGAAAAAACAAACACAATCCATTGGGGAGATTCAACAAACTACAATGATTATGTGATAACAGTAAAGGATTTTGATTATAAAGAAAGCGGAAAAAAATACGTATCCATCGAAATTACAAAAAATGGTGAAAGAAAAAAACTGGGAGCACTTACAGTTGGAGAGTCTCTAAGCTATCGCGATAAAAGTGGAGGAGATGATGTCCGGGTCTATATAAAAGAAATAAAAACTAATGTCGATGACTGGACAGGTAATATGGAAGACCCTACAGCAAAAATCCAGATACAAAAAAGAGGTCTCCCAGATTTGAAAATACATATTAATACAGAAAAAGATACCTATGACCCCAAAAAGTCCTCCAATCCTTCTAAAATAGTTGCTGACCTAAAAGTTGAAAATAAAGGTGATGCCGAAATTAACGATGTGAACTTGAACATTGATACCGGCGGGCTTGAACTTGTAGAAGGGGAACTTAACCATGAAATCGAATCAATTAAAAAAGGTAAAACATCACAAACTTTTACTGTAAAACTGGATGTTCCCCTTCTGTGGGATAAAAAATCCTTTGACATTTCTGCTGATGCCAGTGGTTATGATATAAACAACGACAATTTCGATGATACCGAATCAAAATCAATCACCATCAAGAAAAAATGGAATTTGATTGTTACAAAAACAGTAACTGAAGAAATTTACATGACAGACACCGCTTATGTGCTTGTAAATGTAAGAAATGGCGGTCTCTGTGAACTGAATAATATAAACGTAAACAACCCTGTTACCGATAAACTGGAACTTGAAAACAACATCACCAGTAACAAAACAATTTCACTTGAACCAGATGAAACTACCAAAAAATTGTATAGTTACTCATTGCAACCTTTAGAGCCCGGTAAATATAGACTACCCGATGCATCTGCAAGTTTCAAAGCACCCAATTCGAAAAAATATGATACTACATCAGACAAACCCCAGATTAAAATTAATGGTCCTTACCTCGTGTTCAATAAAAAAGTAAATTCCACAAGTATAGTTCCCGGTGGACATGCAAAAATCACCATCGAGATAAAAAACACTGGTAACAAAAATACCCATGTAAACGTTTCTGACACAGATTTACCATCAAATGTTGAATTTGTTGAAGGATCAAAACATTTTAAAGACGTGGTTAAGTCCGGTAATTCTAAGAGTTTTAGTTATACTGTTAAATTTAATAATGAAGGTAATGTGAAATTGCCTGCTGCAACATTGACATTTATAGATATGGAAGGATACAGCGGAAAGAAAACTTCCAACCGTCCAGAAATTTGGGTAAATACATCAGCAAATACTGAAAAACAGACAGATAATCCAGACAATTCTGATGGTAGTACCTCTGGCACAACCAACCAGAACAAAGATGGGTCAAAACCGGTTAAACAACCTGGATTCACAGGTTTGCTGGCTATTGCAGTTTTTACATGTGTTTATTATATTTACAGAAAACAAAGTAAATAA
- the uppS gene encoding polyprenyl diphosphate synthase, with the protein MRIPKHIGVIPDGNRRWALKRGLSKEKGYDYGVDPGIELIRLCKKMGVEELTFYGFTMDNTKRTSEQTKAFTNACIQAANGAINEGSQFLVVGDTESPMFPEKLIPYTSRKTFGDGNIKVNLLVNYGWQWDLKGLKNLDNKNKSTNNKKNIMYLINSKEISRIDLIIRWGGRRRLSGFLPVQSVYSDFYVVDNYWPDFKPKHLNDAIDWYDKQDITLGG; encoded by the coding sequence ATGCGGATACCAAAACACATAGGAGTTATCCCTGATGGGAACAGGAGATGGGCTCTAAAAAGAGGCTTATCTAAAGAAAAAGGATATGATTATGGAGTCGATCCAGGCATCGAATTAATACGCCTCTGCAAAAAAATGGGTGTAGAAGAATTAACCTTCTATGGATTTACAATGGACAATACCAAAAGAACATCTGAACAAACTAAAGCTTTCACCAATGCATGTATACAAGCAGCAAACGGTGCTATCAATGAAGGGTCACAGTTTCTGGTAGTTGGAGATACTGAATCCCCCATGTTCCCTGAAAAATTGATACCATACACCAGCAGAAAAACTTTTGGAGACGGAAATATAAAAGTCAACCTGTTGGTAAATTACGGATGGCAGTGGGATTTAAAAGGACTAAAAAATCTGGATAACAAAAATAAATCTACAAATAATAAAAAAAATATAATGTATTTGATTAACTCAAAAGAAATATCCAGAATTGATCTTATTATTCGATGGGGCGGTAGAAGGCGTTTGAGTGGATTTTTACCTGTGCAATCGGTATATTCGGATTTTTATGTTGTAGACAATTACTGGCCAGATTTTAAACCCAAACATCTTAACGATGCTATTGATTGGTATGATAAACAGGATATTACACTTGGCGGCTGA
- a CDS encoding DUF6517 family protein, whose amino-acid sequence MVKKSYIYPILILTVILATSVSGCLETPEATPAEASESALSEYGWEKTGSVDYQSYEQSVADYNVSVNTAITTYQDKLLSNQISGQIQNLQINQNIDLETNFGAGILGSRLVTINLTLPSGIELPDTVISTIVDTQIEKLAKQANIENFDKKGSEEINISDGSTANADYYVGSIPANGFSIDVRGVIASWSTSDSTIITVGAVPDGDIELNIKGENVKLITINGEKEMEEVKALIKSIN is encoded by the coding sequence ATGGTAAAAAAATCGTATATATACCCGATTCTAATTCTTACAGTAATCCTTGCCACATCAGTTAGTGGTTGTCTTGAAACACCTGAAGCTACCCCTGCAGAAGCCAGTGAATCAGCACTATCAGAATATGGATGGGAGAAAACCGGTAGTGTAGATTATCAAAGTTATGAACAATCAGTAGCTGATTACAATGTATCCGTAAACACAGCAATAACGACATATCAGGATAAACTGCTATCAAACCAGATATCAGGACAGATACAGAACCTACAAATAAACCAGAATATAGATTTAGAAACCAATTTTGGTGCAGGTATTCTGGGGTCGAGATTGGTCACCATCAACCTGACTTTGCCCTCAGGAATTGAACTGCCTGATACTGTTATATCCACAATAGTTGATACCCAAATAGAAAAACTGGCAAAACAGGCAAATATCGAAAATTTTGACAAAAAAGGAAGTGAAGAAATAAACATAAGTGATGGGTCAACTGCAAATGCAGACTATTATGTTGGCTCTATACCTGCAAACGGGTTTTCAATTGATGTAAGAGGAGTTATTGCTTCCTGGTCAACTTCTGATTCCACAATTATAACTGTTGGAGCTGTTCCCGACGGAGATATTGAATTAAACATTAAAGGAGAAAATGTTAAACTAATAACAATCAACGGTGAAAAAGAAATGGAAGAAGTTAAAGCACTGATTAAATCTATAAATTAA
- a CDS encoding COG1361 family protein, producing MNYYRLQPIILLLIASIAFIGVACADDGNTTNETNVSEWTHKGNYTLYWGDTIKVSGYDIEVEDFSKASEFSDIKHVVVSVKNSTTSWRSILSVNNTTIQPNVDYNNNTASEVFNGSLKINSFEIVNNESVSTPYTNIGVYKAKDPEELKTFRKINKTWINTTLEVKKWGGQDVYINERARITLQIENLKDIDFENIKINESLPEHFVVDPDKDVNISMDLDGKSTKQFSYHIKSLKAGEFKLPPTHIALTHLGITYHKNITEYEPIHNNTTKPSWITVHGPKLNITKTIDAPKDLKVDDVVNITVDVQNTGDRSATVNIEDRLPAKAELIEGNIKDSLILHPSQKRILDYSIKMKDKGNVIVPAASAEFVDQKRYSDTVRTERFMLNVGDVPVQESDELKNIGGKTENNTKNTSNSNIKEQNQTEKGIFEKVKSLPNSAYDQMKSMVDRINGIISSFISDIQDF from the coding sequence ATGAATTATTATAGGTTGCAACCGATAATATTGTTATTAATAGCATCAATAGCCTTTATAGGTGTAGCTTGTGCAGATGATGGAAACACGACAAATGAAACTAATGTGAGTGAATGGACTCATAAAGGCAATTATACACTCTATTGGGGAGACACCATAAAAGTTAGTGGATATGATATCGAAGTTGAAGATTTTTCCAAAGCTTCTGAATTCAGCGATATAAAACATGTAGTCGTATCAGTCAAAAACAGCACTACTTCCTGGAGGTCTATACTTTCTGTAAACAATACAACTATCCAGCCCAATGTGGATTATAACAATAATACCGCTTCTGAAGTTTTCAATGGGTCGCTGAAAATAAATTCTTTTGAAATTGTGAACAACGAAAGCGTTTCAACTCCTTATACAAATATAGGAGTATATAAAGCAAAAGACCCAGAGGAATTAAAAACTTTCAGAAAGATAAACAAAACATGGATTAACACCACACTTGAAGTTAAAAAATGGGGAGGACAGGATGTATATATCAATGAACGTGCACGTATAACGTTACAGATTGAAAATTTAAAAGATATTGATTTTGAAAATATAAAAATAAACGAAAGTTTGCCAGAGCATTTTGTTGTAGACCCTGATAAAGATGTAAATATTTCCATGGATCTGGACGGGAAAAGCACTAAACAATTCAGCTACCATATCAAATCTCTTAAAGCCGGTGAATTCAAACTACCGCCTACCCATATAGCCCTTACTCATCTGGGCATAACCTACCATAAAAACATAACAGAATACGAACCGATACATAACAATACTACTAAACCTTCATGGATAACTGTTCATGGTCCAAAACTTAACATTACAAAAACAATCGATGCCCCCAAAGATTTAAAAGTTGATGATGTAGTAAATATAACAGTAGATGTTCAGAACACAGGCGACCGTTCAGCAACGGTTAATATTGAAGACCGATTACCAGCAAAAGCAGAACTTATTGAGGGTAATATTAAAGACAGCCTGATTTTACATCCTTCACAGAAACGCATTTTAGATTATTCAATAAAGATGAAAGATAAGGGTAATGTGATAGTCCCTGCAGCAAGTGCAGAATTTGTAGACCAAAAAAGATACAGTGACACAGTACGGACTGAAAGGTTTATGTTAAATGTTGGAGATGTGCCTGTACAAGAATCAGATGAACTCAAAAATATCGGTGGAAAAACTGAGAATAATACTAAAAATACATCTAACAGCAATATAAAGGAACAGAACCAGACTGAAAAAGGAATATTTGAAAAGGTAAAATCACTTCCAAACAGTGCATATGATCAAATGAAATCAATGGTTGACAGAATAAACGGAATTATAAGTTCTTTTATATCAGACATACAGGATTTTTAA
- a CDS encoding cation diffusion facilitator family transporter: MNNRFRKVRIVLLQILILNVVVALAKIIYGRITNTLSMESDGYHSLIDGISNITGLVGIQIASRPPDKQHPYGYRKYETLSAIIISFFLILIGFEIISNAIGRFRADVSPDVTSISFAIMILTMIINFLVTRYERKQGDELNSEVLIADSMHTKSDIFLSLSVIVGLVAIELGYPIIDPIISLIIAVIIFRAGYSIIRQNADTLLDTAQIDEEEICTLVKSVSGIKECHKIRSRGTNDAIHIDLHIKVRPDMRIDNAHSVAHDVERDLKNKYPGVKDVTIHIEPAKRESK, encoded by the coding sequence TTGAATAACCGCTTTAGAAAAGTCCGTATTGTCCTCCTGCAAATTCTTATACTAAATGTTGTTGTAGCTCTTGCCAAGATCATCTATGGAAGGATTACAAACACACTAAGTATGGAATCTGATGGTTATCATTCACTTATAGATGGCATCTCTAATATAACCGGACTTGTCGGTATTCAGATAGCTTCCAGACCCCCTGATAAACAACATCCTTACGGATATCGCAAATATGAAACACTCAGTGCCATAATAATATCTTTCTTTTTAATATTGATAGGGTTTGAAATAATCAGCAACGCAATCGGAAGATTCAGAGCCGATGTAAGTCCTGATGTAACATCCATAAGTTTTGCAATTATGATTTTGACAATGATCATCAATTTCCTTGTAACCAGATATGAACGCAAACAAGGAGATGAATTAAACAGTGAGGTTTTAATTGCGGATTCAATGCATACAAAAAGTGATATTTTCCTTTCATTATCTGTGATTGTGGGTTTGGTTGCGATAGAACTTGGTTACCCTATTATTGACCCGATAATTTCGCTTATAATAGCAGTAATTATATTCCGTGCAGGCTATTCAATTATACGCCAGAATGCTGATACTTTGCTTGATACAGCCCAGATTGATGAGGAAGAAATTTGTACACTGGTAAAATCGGTGTCAGGTATCAAAGAGTGCCATAAAATCCGAAGCAGAGGGACTAATGATGCAATCCATATAGATTTACATATAAAGGTGCGACCTGATATGCGTATAGATAATGCACATAGTGTGGCACATGATGTGGAAAGAGACCTTAAAAATAAATATCCGGGTGTAAAAGATGTTACTATTCATATTGAACCAGCAAAAAGGGAATCTAAATAA
- a CDS encoding gamma-glutamylcyclotransferase family protein: MYVFVYGTLKSGCVNSNLLNDADFISSASTIDKYTMLDFGIFPGVVEGNTSKIYGEVYDVDFNTLVSIDEFEGVWFCRDEVRLDNNIIAYMYFLVQIPDAFDNKYEIVESGNWQC, from the coding sequence ATGTATGTATTTGTTTATGGAACATTAAAATCTGGATGTGTGAATTCTAATCTTTTAAATGATGCTGATTTTATATCTTCTGCTTCTACAATTGACAAATACACAATGCTTGACTTTGGTATTTTTCCGGGAGTGGTGGAGGGTAACACTTCAAAGATTTATGGAGAGGTTTATGATGTGGATTTCAATACACTTGTATCGATAGATGAGTTTGAAGGTGTGTGGTTCTGTAGGGACGAAGTCCGGCTTGATAATAATATAATTGCGTATATGTATTTCCTTGTACAGATACCAGACGCTTTTGATAACAAGTATGAAATAGTTGAAAGCGGAAATTGGCAGTGCTAA
- the engB gene encoding GTP-binding protein EngB, with the protein MKKGKKDNFENINLEIVFAGRSNVGKSSFIRELTGKKVKVGKRPGVTLKPYNICYSDMLVTDMPGFGFMSGVKDRKKDIVHDKIVRYFENNAKRIKVAVLIIDGPAFIDIADRWNARDEIPIDIEMFEFLNELNIDTIVAVNKIDKIKSKDYEQIMNGIVERLGMSPPWKQWIDIIAPVSVKKGDIQSARELIKNRLHEAKRDDLLKYI; encoded by the coding sequence ATGAAAAAAGGGAAAAAAGATAATTTTGAAAATATTAATCTGGAAATTGTTTTTGCAGGCAGATCAAATGTAGGTAAATCTTCATTCATCCGTGAGCTTACCGGTAAAAAGGTTAAAGTAGGCAAACGTCCGGGTGTTACATTAAAACCGTACAACATCTGCTATTCTGATATGCTGGTTACCGATATGCCCGGATTTGGATTTATGAGCGGGGTCAAAGACCGGAAGAAAGATATTGTCCACGACAAAATTGTCCGCTATTTTGAAAATAATGCCAAAAGGATTAAAGTTGCTGTGCTTATCATAGATGGTCCAGCATTTATAGATATAGCTGATAGATGGAACGCAAGAGACGAGATACCTATTGACATTGAAATGTTTGAATTTTTAAATGAACTGAATATCGACACCATTGTTGCTGTAAACAAAATTGATAAAATAAAATCCAAAGACTATGAACAGATAATGAATGGAATTGTCGAAAGGCTCGGTATGAGTCCTCCATGGAAACAATGGATAGATATTATCGCTCCTGTTAGTGTGAAAAAGGGTGATATACAATCAGCAAGGGAACTTATTAAAAACCGTTTGCATGAGGCAAAACGCGATGACCTTCTAAAATACATATAA
- a CDS encoding Nif3-like dinuclear metal center hexameric protein, translating into MKFSDIIPVLETVAPPEYAEEFDAGRIGDIINLDNDIDKIAVSLDPTDYVLKRAADIGADLLITHHTLIFEPVTKIAKPFSDKLKVALDNEISLYSMHTNYDKVPGGVNDILADRLGLTNIEELEIGRIGYISPCSTGTFAGHVSRCLDTHVQYVGDNKTVEKVMVFGGSGFKSQYLDIAHENGVDAFVSSELKHDVIRNRGDISLIDATHYATENPAMEKLCERLEEMLKLDVEFIDHNPFISVI; encoded by the coding sequence ATGAAATTTTCAGATATTATTCCAGTACTTGAAACAGTTGCACCGCCTGAATATGCAGAAGAATTTGATGCAGGAAGAATAGGAGATATAATTAATCTGGATAATGATATAGATAAAATAGCGGTATCACTGGATCCAACCGACTATGTATTAAAACGTGCGGCTGATATCGGTGCGGATTTACTTATAACCCATCACACCCTTATATTTGAGCCTGTAACAAAGATTGCAAAACCTTTTTCAGATAAATTGAAAGTAGCTCTTGATAATGAAATATCTCTTTACAGTATGCATACCAATTATGATAAAGTACCGGGAGGTGTAAATGATATCCTTGCAGACCGCTTGGGATTGACAAATATAGAGGAACTGGAAATTGGAAGAATCGGATACATATCTCCCTGTTCAACTGGTACATTTGCAGGGCATGTGTCCAGATGTCTTGATACCCATGTCCAATATGTGGGAGATAACAAAACAGTGGAAAAAGTCATGGTGTTTGGAGGTAGTGGTTTCAAATCTCAGTATCTGGATATAGCCCATGAAAACGGAGTTGATGCTTTTGTTTCAAGTGAACTGAAACATGATGTAATACGCAACAGGGGGGATATCTCTCTGATTGATGCAACACATTATGCCACTGAAAACCCAGCCATGGAAAAACTGTGTGAACGCCTTGAAGAAATGCTTAAACTGGATGTAGAGTTTATAGACCACAACCCGTTTATCAGCGTAATCTAA
- a CDS encoding ATP-binding protein — protein MVKIAITGKGGVGKTTLAGTLARLLAQDDYQVLAIDADSDMNLASAIGIEKPPAPLTEYKDLIRERAGETGGAFKLNPKVDDVVEKYGVVGPDGVNMLVMGTIEQGGSGCMCPASAFLRAFLRHVVLKEKSAVIMDMEAGIEHLGRGTTRGIDLMVIVVEPGMRSVETASRIKELADELEIKHLAAVVNKSSSADVKPHLEKLGISVLGEIPYDPDIVRADFENTTILDIGSSSVDSIRDIKNRMIDMVQNIENE, from the coding sequence ATGGTAAAAATAGCAATCACCGGCAAAGGAGGGGTTGGGAAAACAACCCTTGCAGGCACTCTTGCACGATTACTGGCACAGGACGATTATCAAGTTCTTGCTATCGATGCTGATTCTGATATGAACCTTGCATCCGCTATTGGAATAGAGAAACCACCTGCACCGCTTACCGAATATAAGGATTTAATAAGAGAACGTGCAGGTGAGACAGGTGGAGCCTTCAAATTAAATCCAAAAGTCGATGATGTGGTTGAAAAATATGGAGTTGTCGGACCCGATGGAGTAAACATGCTTGTCATGGGCACAATTGAGCAGGGTGGTAGTGGATGTATGTGTCCAGCATCTGCCTTTTTACGTGCATTTTTAAGGCATGTTGTTTTAAAGGAAAAAAGTGCTGTAATAATGGACATGGAAGCCGGTATAGAGCATCTGGGCAGAGGCACAACCAGAGGTATAGACCTAATGGTCATTGTTGTAGAACCGGGTATGCGTTCTGTTGAAACCGCTTCACGTATAAAGGAACTGGCAGATGAACTGGAGATCAAACACCTTGCTGCAGTTGTTAATAAAAGCTCTTCAGCCGATGTAAAGCCACATCTTGAAAAACTTGGAATATCGGTTTTGGGAGAAATTCCCTATGACCCAGATATAGTACGTGCAGATTTTGAAAACACCACAATTCTGGATATAGGTTCCAGTTCAGTGGATTCAATCAGAGATATCAAAAATCGGATGATAGACATGGTTCAAAATATAGAAAATGAATGA
- a CDS encoding RNA-guided endonuclease InsQ/TnpB family protein, with protein MLKKADKRLAKEQRKLSRMEFKSNNYKKQKQKVNRIHRKVAAARNHFSHCLSKLLVDKYDLIVFENLKIRNLVKNNKLAKSISDVGWNKLVQHVTYKAAERGKIVDKVNPNYTSQVCSHCGTKKKKKLRLEDRTFYCSICGLEIDRDFNAAVNILTKSSYYNSK; from the coding sequence ATCCTCAAGAAAGCCGATAAAAGGCTTGCTAAAGAACAACGGAAATTGTCGAGAATGGAATTCAAATCAAACAACTATAAAAAGCAGAAACAGAAAGTGAACAGAATTCACAGAAAGGTTGCTGCTGCAAGAAACCATTTCTCGCATTGCCTGAGCAAATTGTTGGTGGATAAATACGACCTGATTGTATTTGAAAACCTGAAAATAAGAAACCTTGTAAAAAATAACAAATTGGCTAAATCAATATCTGATGTAGGCTGGAATAAACTGGTTCAGCACGTAACCTATAAAGCTGCTGAGAGAGGCAAGATTGTAGATAAGGTGAATCCCAACTACACTTCTCAGGTCTGTTCTCATTGTGGTACTAAAAAGAAAAAGAAACTAAGATTGGAAGACAGAACGTTCTACTGCAGTATTTGTGGATTAGAAATCGATAGAGACTTCAATGCTGCGGTCAACATCCTGACGAAATCATCGTATTATAACTCAAAATAG
- a CDS encoding helix-turn-helix domain-containing protein, producing MVRKEGQNCRNLRFKIRPTPEQERKLDETLESCRSIWNHLLSLQVDLYERSGLSVKRSDLEKHLKNLDYPIHSSVRLDVFQRLCFAYDKFFNDLKKGRLKKPNLKKGCSSREKMSHVETILQDSSNTMESSLKPIPISRAEKISVVSDTNSMVMDGGSKKISYIYPR from the coding sequence ATGGTTCGTAAAGAAGGTCAGAACTGTAGGAATCTAAGATTCAAGATACGTCCAACTCCTGAACAGGAGAGGAAACTGGATGAGACTCTGGAATCTTGCAGGTCAATCTGGAACCATCTTCTGTCACTTCAGGTCGATTTATACGAAAGATCCGGTCTATCTGTAAAAAGGTCAGACCTGGAAAAACACCTGAAAAATCTGGATTATCCGATACATTCATCGGTAAGACTGGATGTATTCCAGCGATTGTGTTTTGCTTATGACAAGTTTTTTAATGATTTAAAAAAAGGTAGACTGAAAAAACCAAACCTAAAAAAGGGATGTTCGTCAAGAGAAAAGATGTCCCATGTGGAAACAATTCTTCAGGATTCATCAAATACGATGGAATCCTCCCTAAAGCCCATCCCAATTTCAAGAGCAGAGAAGATTTCAGTAGTTTCAGATACAAACAGCATGGTAATGGATGGTGGCTCAAAGAAGATAAGTTATATCTATCCAAGATAA